The Streptomyces tendae DNA segment TCAGCTTCCCTTTGCGACCCTGGACCGCATGCGCCCACCCGTCTCCCACCACCGCCCTGAGGGAGGCGCTTCGCGCCGCCCCTTCCGACTCCTGATCGTCGAGGACGAGAAGCGCCTCGCCCTCTCCCTCGCCAAGGGCCTCACCGCCGAGGGCCACGCCGTCGACGTCGTGCACGACGGCCGGGAGGGGCTGGACCGGGCCACGGCGGAAGCGTACGACCTGGTGATCCTCGACATCATGCTGCCCGGCCTCAACGGCTACCGGGTCTGCGCCGCCCTGCGCGCCGCCGGGCACGACGTGCCGATCCTCATGCTCACCGCCAAGGACGGCGAGTACGACGAGGCCGAGGGCCTGGACACCGGCGCCGACGACTACCTCACCAAGCCGTTCTCGTACGTGGTCCTCGTCGCCCGGGTGAAGGCGCTGCTGCGCCGCCGGCCGGCCGCGGACGCGTCCCCGGTCCATGTGCACGGTGACCTGAAGGTGGACACCGCCGCCCGCCGGGTCTGGCTCGGCGGTGACGAGATCGAGCTGACCGCCAAGGAGTTCTCGGTGCTGGAGCACCTGGTGCTGCGGGCCGGCGAGGTGGTGTCCAAGGCGGACGTCCTGGAGCACGTCTGGGACTTCGCCTACGAGGGCGACCCCAACATCGTCGAGGTCTACGTCAGCGCCCTGCGCCGCAAGCTG contains these protein-coding regions:
- a CDS encoding response regulator transcription factor is translated as MRPPVSHHRPEGGASRRPFRLLIVEDEKRLALSLAKGLTAEGHAVDVVHDGREGLDRATAEAYDLVILDIMLPGLNGYRVCAALRAAGHDVPILMLTAKDGEYDEAEGLDTGADDYLTKPFSYVVLVARVKALLRRRPAADASPVHVHGDLKVDTAARRVWLGGDEIELTAKEFSVLEHLVLRAGEVVSKADVLEHVWDFAYEGDPNIVEVYVSALRRKLRADLIRTVRGAGYRLETAP